Proteins encoded within one genomic window of Corvus moneduloides isolate bCorMon1 chromosome 20, bCorMon1.pri, whole genome shotgun sequence:
- the FAM222B gene encoding protein FAM222B isoform X2, with amino-acid sequence MRSAQYPTPAELDAYAKKVANNPLTIKIFPNSVKVPQRKHIRRTVNGLDTSGQRYSPYPSQATTKTGLLAIVKSPAKGIIKDFDGTRARLLPEAMMNPPSTPYVAPSTLSHPQALARQQALQHAQTLPHPQSIPQHPQGIPQPPSLPHPQGIPQALPHPQNMQQPQGLQHPQTMAHQTLQHPPNPLLQPGLHGGRKMPDADAPPNVTVSTSTIPLSMAATLQQNQPPDLSSIVHQINQFCQARAGISTTSVCEGQIANPSPISRNLLINASTRVSTHNVPTPMPSCVVNPVDHAAAAIPPASVNVPMVNINRVPPAYQNEIKSVAWNQHQLAHLQQMCGDAAGPAGLAGKHPQREIAGQSFPGKTSNYPQELCMGQSFSLKPPIEKPTPSPPVNGLQGPLPYTNGHYFQPLWNNILPTPNSDSSGSQDLAMPFHGGQPAGAPLDCAGGTHFRAGAGPSSQNNVMQTMDYLSGDFQQSCFRDQSMAVLGKVHRPPMNRAPEPTDSRNLHIQHPGYR; translated from the coding sequence ATGAGATCTGCACAGTATCCTACCCCAGCAGAATTGGATGCTTATGCTAAGAAGGTCGCCAACAATCCACTGACTATAAAAATCTTTCCAAACAGCGTCAAGGTTCCCCAGAGGAAACACATACGCCGTACTGTGAACGGACTCGATACTTCGGGCCAGAGGTACAGCCCCTACCCATCTCAGGCCACCACGAAAACGGGCCTGCTGGCCATAGTCAAATCCCCAGCGAAAGGAATCATCAAGGACTTTGACGGGACGCGGGCGCGCCTGCTGCCGGAGGCGATGATGAACCCCCCCTCCACGCCGTACGTTGCACCAAGCACTTTATCCCACCCCCAGGCGCTCGCTCGCCAGCAGGCTCTCCAGCATGCACAGACTTTGCCGCACCCCCAGAGCATCCCGCAGCACCCTCAGGGTATTCCACAGCCACCCAGCTTACCGCACCCTCAGGGGATCCCGCAGGCGCTGCCGCACCCGCAGAACATGCAGCAGCCGCAGGGCTTGCAGCACCCTCAGACCATGGCACACCAGACCCTGCAGCACCCCCCGAACCCGCTGCTGCAGCCGGGTTTACATGGAGGCAGAAAGATGCCGGATGCAGACGCGCCGCCGAATGTGACCGTGTCTACCTCAACCATTCCCCTCTCTATGGCTGCCACCCTGCAGCAGAACCAGCCACCGGACCTGAGCAGCATTGTGCACCAGATTAACCAGTTCTGCCAGGCCAGAGCTGGCATTAGCACTACCTCAGTGTGTGAGGGACAGATTGCAAACCCCAGCCCTATAAGTCGCAACCTGCTTATCAATGCAAGTACCAGGGTATCTACTCACAATGTCCCTACACCCATGCCTTCCTGTGTAGTAAACCCTGTCgaccatgctgctgctgctattcctcctgcctctgttAATGTGCCCATGGTCAATATTAACAGGGTGCCACCCGCCTACCAGAACGAAATCAAATCGGTTGCGTGGAACCAGCACCAGCTTGCACATCTGCAGCAAATgtgtggggatgctgctgggccTGCTGGACTCGCAGGGAAGCACCCTCAGAGAGAGATTGCAGGGCAGAGTTTCCCTGGCAAAACTTCCAACTACCCTCAAGAACTGTGCATGGGCCAGTCCTTCAGCTTGAAGCCCCCCATCGAGAAGCCTACACCTTCTCCGCCTGTGAACGGGTTGCAGGGACCTTTGCCATATACCAATGGGCACtatttccagcccctctggaatAACATTCTGCCCACGCCCAACAGTGACAGCTCTGGGTCCCAGGACCTCGCCATGCCTTTCCACGGGGGACAGCCAGCGGGAGCGCCGCTGGATTGTGCAGGAGGAACTCAtttcagagctggagctggcccATCCAGCCAGAATAATGTGATGCAGACCATGGATTACCTAAGTGGGGACTTCCAGCAGTCCTGCTTCCGAGACCAGAGCATGGCCGTGCTGGGAAAAGTCCATCGGCCTCCCATGAACCGAGCACCTGAACCAACCGATAGTCGAAATCTTCATATTCAACACCCAGGGTATAGATAG
- the TRAF4 gene encoding TNF receptor-associated factor 4 translates to MPGYDYKLLERPRRRVLCPLCGKPMREPVRVSTCGHRFCDTCLQEFLSEGVFKCPEDQLPLDYAKIYPDPELEAQVLSLAIRCIHSEEGCRWSGLIKHLQAHLGTCGFNVIPCPNRCSAKLSRRDLPEHVQHGCPKRRVKCEFCANDFTGEAFEGHQGTCPQESVYCENKCGARMMRRLLSQHALAECPKRTQPCTYCAKEFVFDTIQNHQYQCPRYPVPCPNQCGTPSIAREDVPTHLKESCNTAMLLCPFKEAGCKHRCPKLAMGRHLEESTKAHLGMVCALVSRQRQEILELRRDVEELSVSSDGTLIWKIADYARKLQEAKARSNYEFFSPPFYTHKYGYKLQVSAFLNGNGSGESSHLSVYIRVLPGEYDNLLEWPFSYRVTFSLLDQSDPSLSKPQHITETFHPDPNWKNFQKPGASRSSLDESTLGFGYPKFISHEDIRKRNYVRDNAIFIKASVEIPQKILA, encoded by the exons ATGCCGGGCTACGACTACAAGCTGCTggagcggccgcggcggcgggtGTTGTGCCCGCTCTGCGGGAAGCCCATGCGGGAGCCCGTCCGCGTCTCCACCTGCGGCCACCGCTTCTGCGACACCTGCCTGCAGGAGTTCCTCAG CGAAGGCGTCTTCAAGTGCCCGGAGGACCAGCTGCCCCTGGACTACGCCAAG ATCTACCCCGACCCTGAGCTGGAGGCGCAGGTGCTGAGCCTGGCCATCCGCTGCATCCACAGCGAGGAGGGCTGCCGCTGGAGCGGGCTCATCAAGCACCTCCAG gCCCATCTCGGTACCTGTGGCTTCAACGTGATCCCCTGCCCCAACCGCTGCAGCGCCAAGCTGAGCCGCCGTGACCTCCCCGAGCATGTCCAGCACGGCTGCCCCAAGCGCAGGGTCAAGTGCGAGTTCTGTGCCAACGACTTCACTGGGGAGGCCTTCGAG ggccaccagggCACGTGTCCCCAGGAGAGTGTGTACTGCGAGAACAAGTGTGGGGCCCGCATGATGCGGCGCCTGCTGTCCCAGCACGCCCTGGCCGAGTGCCCCAAGcgcacccagccctgcacctaCTGCGCCAAGGAGTTTGTCTTCGACACCATCCAG AACCACCAGTACCAGTGTCCCCGATACCCCGTGCCGTGCCCCAACCAGTGTGGGACACCCAGCATCGCCCGGGAGGACGTGCCCACCCACCTCAAGGAGAGCTGCAACACTGCCATGCTGCTGTGCCCCTTCAAGGAGGCTGGCTGCAAGCACCGG TGCCCCAAGCTGGCCATGGGCCGGCACCTAGAGGAAAGCACCAAGGCCCACCTGGGCATGGTGTGTGCCCTGGTGAGCCGGCAGCGGCAGGAGATCCTGGAGCTGCGCCGGGACGTGGAGGAGCTGTCGGTGAGCAGCGACGGGACCCTCATCTGGAAAATCGCCGACTATGCCCGCAAGCTACAGGAGGCCAAAGCCCGCAGCAACTACGAGTTCTTCAGCCCCCCGTTCTACACCCACAAGTACGGCTATAAGCTCCAGGTGTCGGCTTTCCTCAACGGCAACGGCAGCGGGGAGAGCAGCCACCTCTCCGTCTACATCCGCGTGCTGCCCGGCGAGTACGACAACCTGCTGGAGTGGCCCTTCTCCTACCGCGTCACCTTCTCCTTGCTGGACCAGAGCGACCCCTCGCTCTCCAAGCCCCAGCACATCACCGAGACCTTCCACCCCGACCCCAACTGGAAAAACTTCCAGAAGCCGGGAGCCTCGCGCAGCTCCCTGGACGAGAGCACCCTGGGCTTTGGCTACCCCAAGTTCATCTCCCACGAGGACATCAGGAAACGGAACTACGTGCGAGATAACGCCATCTTCATCAAAGCCTCGGTGGAGATCCCCCAGAAGATCCTGGCCTGA
- the FAM222B gene encoding protein FAM222B isoform X1 produces MLACLPGPGDLSFQLLSYTQMNTGLQKWDTTQKMRSAQYPTPAELDAYAKKVANNPLTIKIFPNSVKVPQRKHIRRTVNGLDTSGQRYSPYPSQATTKTGLLAIVKSPAKGIIKDFDGTRARLLPEAMMNPPSTPYVAPSTLSHPQALARQQALQHAQTLPHPQSIPQHPQGIPQPPSLPHPQGIPQALPHPQNMQQPQGLQHPQTMAHQTLQHPPNPLLQPGLHGGRKMPDADAPPNVTVSTSTIPLSMAATLQQNQPPDLSSIVHQINQFCQARAGISTTSVCEGQIANPSPISRNLLINASTRVSTHNVPTPMPSCVVNPVDHAAAAIPPASVNVPMVNINRVPPAYQNEIKSVAWNQHQLAHLQQMCGDAAGPAGLAGKHPQREIAGQSFPGKTSNYPQELCMGQSFSLKPPIEKPTPSPPVNGLQGPLPYTNGHYFQPLWNNILPTPNSDSSGSQDLAMPFHGGQPAGAPLDCAGGTHFRAGAGPSSQNNVMQTMDYLSGDFQQSCFRDQSMAVLGKVHRPPMNRAPEPTDSRNLHIQHPGYR; encoded by the coding sequence GGGACACTACACAGAAAATGAGATCTGCACAGTATCCTACCCCAGCAGAATTGGATGCTTATGCTAAGAAGGTCGCCAACAATCCACTGACTATAAAAATCTTTCCAAACAGCGTCAAGGTTCCCCAGAGGAAACACATACGCCGTACTGTGAACGGACTCGATACTTCGGGCCAGAGGTACAGCCCCTACCCATCTCAGGCCACCACGAAAACGGGCCTGCTGGCCATAGTCAAATCCCCAGCGAAAGGAATCATCAAGGACTTTGACGGGACGCGGGCGCGCCTGCTGCCGGAGGCGATGATGAACCCCCCCTCCACGCCGTACGTTGCACCAAGCACTTTATCCCACCCCCAGGCGCTCGCTCGCCAGCAGGCTCTCCAGCATGCACAGACTTTGCCGCACCCCCAGAGCATCCCGCAGCACCCTCAGGGTATTCCACAGCCACCCAGCTTACCGCACCCTCAGGGGATCCCGCAGGCGCTGCCGCACCCGCAGAACATGCAGCAGCCGCAGGGCTTGCAGCACCCTCAGACCATGGCACACCAGACCCTGCAGCACCCCCCGAACCCGCTGCTGCAGCCGGGTTTACATGGAGGCAGAAAGATGCCGGATGCAGACGCGCCGCCGAATGTGACCGTGTCTACCTCAACCATTCCCCTCTCTATGGCTGCCACCCTGCAGCAGAACCAGCCACCGGACCTGAGCAGCATTGTGCACCAGATTAACCAGTTCTGCCAGGCCAGAGCTGGCATTAGCACTACCTCAGTGTGTGAGGGACAGATTGCAAACCCCAGCCCTATAAGTCGCAACCTGCTTATCAATGCAAGTACCAGGGTATCTACTCACAATGTCCCTACACCCATGCCTTCCTGTGTAGTAAACCCTGTCgaccatgctgctgctgctattcctcctgcctctgttAATGTGCCCATGGTCAATATTAACAGGGTGCCACCCGCCTACCAGAACGAAATCAAATCGGTTGCGTGGAACCAGCACCAGCTTGCACATCTGCAGCAAATgtgtggggatgctgctgggccTGCTGGACTCGCAGGGAAGCACCCTCAGAGAGAGATTGCAGGGCAGAGTTTCCCTGGCAAAACTTCCAACTACCCTCAAGAACTGTGCATGGGCCAGTCCTTCAGCTTGAAGCCCCCCATCGAGAAGCCTACACCTTCTCCGCCTGTGAACGGGTTGCAGGGACCTTTGCCATATACCAATGGGCACtatttccagcccctctggaatAACATTCTGCCCACGCCCAACAGTGACAGCTCTGGGTCCCAGGACCTCGCCATGCCTTTCCACGGGGGACAGCCAGCGGGAGCGCCGCTGGATTGTGCAGGAGGAACTCAtttcagagctggagctggcccATCCAGCCAGAATAATGTGATGCAGACCATGGATTACCTAAGTGGGGACTTCCAGCAGTCCTGCTTCCGAGACCAGAGCATGGCCGTGCTGGGAAAAGTCCATCGGCCTCCCATGAACCGAGCACCTGAACCAACCGATAGTCGAAATCTTCATATTCAACACCCAGGGTATAGATAG